A genomic window from Pseudomonadota bacterium includes:
- a CDS encoding tetratricopeptide repeat protein: MVPPSVTSIMQRGLDEHRAGRLAQAESCYREALAGDPDNPDALHLLGVIELDRGNIEAALGLIGRAVERDDRRGEFRVNLANALQAAGRRADALVQYRRAIQLMPLSPEARNNMGAALLAGGDFTQAVASLKSAIAIRRDYGEAHYNLGTALGNLDRYQAALAEFRIALALLPAHAGAWTNLGFACHNLGDAPTAVACIGRAVRLRPDHPGTRTNLISAMRLVDGIGPGEELAECTEFGRRFGAPLAGALPELGRDRNPDRRLRVGYVAADGFRLHTASVSILPLMEAQERQGFELFCYSDVTTAKEDGVTARYRACASEYRMTAGLDDHALAERIRGDAIDVLVDVIGYPSGSRLLALARRPAPVQVNLLLMGSFGLPAVGWAISDEILTPAGSERWFVERLYRLPFGFCYDPLVPTPAVAPAPSTGGAGIVFGSMNQPAKLSPSTIAAWSEILRRVPDARLLLRGRAYGDPAIAERLRGVFEQHGVQRQRLELRGWAAGGNHLSVYGEIDIALDPFPYGGVITTCEALWSGVPVVSLIGNRVLGRYGLLFLSAVGERSLAAQNVGEYVARAVELSQDVGRLSALRASLRPRMQGSPLCDRVGYARSIEDGYRAMWRTWCGQ, encoded by the coding sequence ATGGTGCCGCCGTCCGTGACCTCGATCATGCAGCGAGGACTGGATGAGCACCGCGCCGGCCGCCTTGCCCAGGCGGAGAGCTGTTATCGAGAAGCGCTGGCCGGCGATCCCGACAATCCCGACGCGCTGCATCTCCTCGGCGTCATCGAGCTCGATCGCGGCAACATCGAAGCGGCACTTGGCCTGATCGGCCGCGCGGTCGAGCGCGACGATCGGCGCGGAGAGTTCCGCGTCAATCTCGCCAATGCCCTGCAGGCGGCCGGGCGGCGGGCCGACGCGCTCGTCCAATATCGACGCGCGATCCAGCTGATGCCGCTCTCCCCGGAAGCCCGCAACAACATGGGCGCGGCATTGCTGGCAGGGGGCGACTTCACCCAGGCCGTCGCCAGCCTGAAATCGGCGATCGCCATCCGGCGCGACTATGGCGAGGCGCACTACAATCTGGGCACGGCGCTTGGCAACCTCGACCGATACCAGGCGGCGCTGGCGGAGTTTCGGATCGCGCTGGCGCTGCTCCCCGCCCATGCCGGCGCCTGGACCAATCTCGGCTTCGCCTGCCACAATCTAGGCGATGCACCGACGGCGGTCGCCTGCATCGGTCGCGCCGTTCGGCTCCGCCCGGACCATCCTGGAACCCGCACGAATCTCATCAGCGCCATGCGTCTGGTCGATGGGATCGGTCCCGGCGAGGAGCTGGCGGAGTGCACGGAATTCGGCAGGCGCTTCGGCGCTCCGCTGGCAGGGGCGCTGCCTGAGCTGGGGCGCGATCGCAATCCGGACCGTCGATTGCGGGTGGGCTATGTCGCCGCCGACGGGTTTCGCCTGCACACCGCGTCCGTCAGCATCTTGCCGCTGATGGAAGCCCAGGAGCGGCAAGGTTTCGAGTTGTTCTGCTATTCCGATGTCACCACCGCCAAGGAAGACGGGGTGACGGCACGGTATCGCGCCTGCGCATCGGAGTACCGGATGACGGCGGGGCTCGACGATCACGCCTTGGCCGAGCGAATTCGCGGCGACGCTATCGACGTGCTCGTGGACGTCATCGGCTATCCAAGCGGCTCGCGGCTGTTGGCTTTGGCGCGGCGGCCGGCGCCGGTGCAGGTGAACTTGCTCTTGATGGGCAGCTTCGGGCTGCCGGCGGTGGGGTGGGCGATCAGCGATGAGATATTGACGCCTGCCGGCAGTGAGCGGTGGTTCGTCGAGCGCCTCTACAGGCTGCCGTTCGGCTTTTGCTACGACCCGTTGGTTCCGACGCCCGCGGTCGCCCCGGCGCCGAGCACCGGCGGGGCAGGGATCGTGTTCGGGAGCATGAACCAGCCGGCCAAGCTGTCGCCGTCGACGATCGCGGCATGGAGCGAGATATTGCGGCGTGTTCCGGATGCGCGGCTGCTGTTGAGAGGCCGGGCCTATGGAGATCCGGCAATCGCCGAACGGTTGCGCGGCGTCTTCGAGCAGCACGGCGTCCAACGCCAACGGCTCGAGCTGCGCGGCTGGGCCGCCGGCGGCAACCATCTTTCCGTCTATGGCGAGATCGACATTGCCTTGGATCCGTTTCCCTATGGCGGCGTGATCACCACCTGCGAAGCGCTGTGGAGCGGCGTTCCGGTGGTGAGCCTCATCGGCAACCGGGTCCTTGGCCGCTATGGGTTGCTGTTTCTGAGCGCCGTCGGCGAGAGGAGCCTGGCGGCGCAGAACGTCGGGGAGTATGTGGCGCGCGCAGTCGAGCTGAGCCAGGACGTCGGGCGATTGTCGGCGTTGCGTGCCAGCCTTCGCCCTCGCATGCAGGGTTCGCCCTTGTGCGACCGGGTCGGCTATGCGCGCTCGATCGAGGATGGCTATCGGGCGATGTGGCGCACGTGGTGTGGCCAGTGA
- a CDS encoding tetratricopeptide repeat protein codes for MVWPVSDVVDLLRAGAAHQQAGRLPEALEAYEAAVRQRPDLAEGHYFVGSAFTAMGLHKNAIPALTTALTLNRDLAEAWSELGSAHILARDLVLARIALDKAAALKPQMADNHYRRGQAMLALGEREAAITEFRRGSAVDCDIAAIWTNLGATCQALERHREARLALRRALTLQPALPLALDNLGALEQVLGEVRAALPHHRRSIASGNLSPDPHSNIIMAMTYLPEVTADHLYGEMRAWETRYVRERYREIRPHDNRREPDRRLKIGYLSADLFSHPVGINILGLIGARDRNLFAAYCYASVEQADGLTEYLRADADGWCDTRPMRDEAIAEQIRKDEIDILMVMAGHTGRNRLGVAAYKPAPIQISYGDLTTTGLEVMDYWLTDAFLSPDGVDERFTEALLHVPMMVLHQPPPTAPDVSPLPAAAAGTITFGSCNNPAKLNDRVLALWAEILDEVPGSRLLLKYRAVFDMAEVKDRFARRLAEYGVARGRLIFAGGKLPRREQLMLVGGVDIALDPFPFTGCTATFEALWMGVPVITLAGTRFLGRMGTSFLTHAGLTELVAADAKEYRSKAVALARDLPRLAAMRASLRARIAGSPLCATEWYARTLEAAFRDVWRRWCAR; via the coding sequence GTGGTGTGGCCAGTGAGCGACGTGGTCGATCTGTTGCGAGCCGGGGCAGCGCACCAACAGGCGGGACGGCTCCCGGAAGCGCTGGAAGCCTACGAAGCAGCAGTGCGGCAGCGTCCGGACCTGGCCGAAGGGCACTATTTCGTCGGCAGCGCCTTCACGGCGATGGGGCTTCATAAGAATGCTATTCCTGCGCTCACGACCGCTCTCACGCTCAACCGCGATCTCGCGGAAGCGTGGAGCGAGCTCGGATCCGCCCATATTCTGGCGCGCGATCTGGTTCTCGCTCGCATCGCCCTCGACAAGGCCGCGGCCCTGAAGCCGCAAATGGCCGACAACCACTATCGCCGCGGCCAAGCCATGCTGGCGCTAGGCGAGCGGGAGGCGGCGATCACCGAGTTCCGCCGCGGGAGCGCCGTCGACTGCGACATTGCTGCAATCTGGACCAATCTCGGCGCCACCTGCCAGGCCCTGGAGCGCCACCGGGAAGCTCGTCTCGCGCTCCGGCGCGCCCTCACGCTGCAACCGGCCCTCCCACTTGCCCTGGACAATCTCGGTGCGCTCGAACAGGTCCTGGGGGAGGTGCGGGCCGCCTTGCCGCACCACCGCCGATCGATCGCCTCCGGCAATCTCTCGCCCGATCCGCACAGCAACATCATCATGGCGATGACCTATTTACCCGAGGTGACCGCCGATCATCTCTATGGGGAGATGCGGGCTTGGGAGACGCGCTATGTGCGCGAGCGCTATCGGGAGATACGGCCGCACGACAATCGTCGCGAACCCGATCGTCGCCTCAAGATCGGCTATCTCTCCGCCGATCTCTTCAGCCATCCCGTCGGCATCAATATCCTGGGGCTGATCGGCGCTCGTGATCGCAACCTGTTCGCCGCCTACTGCTATGCCAGCGTCGAGCAGGCCGACGGGCTCACGGAGTATCTGCGCGCCGATGCCGACGGGTGGTGCGACACGCGCCCGATGCGCGATGAGGCGATTGCCGAGCAAATCCGCAAGGACGAGATCGACATCCTAATGGTGATGGCCGGTCACACCGGCCGCAATCGCCTGGGTGTCGCCGCCTACAAGCCGGCGCCGATCCAGATCAGCTATGGCGATCTCACCACGACCGGGCTCGAGGTCATGGACTATTGGTTGACCGACGCGTTCTTGAGTCCCGATGGCGTCGATGAGCGCTTCACCGAGGCGCTGCTCCACGTGCCGATGATGGTGCTGCACCAACCGCCACCCACGGCTCCGGACGTGTCGCCGCTTCCTGCCGCCGCTGCGGGAACGATCACGTTCGGCTCCTGCAACAATCCCGCGAAGCTCAACGACCGCGTGCTTGCTCTGTGGGCGGAGATCCTGGACGAGGTTCCGGGCTCGCGACTGCTGCTGAAGTACCGAGCGGTCTTCGATATGGCCGAGGTGAAGGATCGCTTCGCCCGGCGCCTCGCCGAATACGGAGTGGCGCGCGGGCGGTTGATCTTTGCCGGCGGCAAGTTGCCGCGTCGTGAGCAGCTGATGCTCGTGGGCGGCGTGGACATTGCCCTCGATCCATTTCCCTTCACCGGGTGCACGGCGACGTTCGAGGCGCTCTGGATGGGCGTGCCGGTGATCACCCTTGCAGGCACGCGGTTTCTGGGCCGCATGGGAACGAGCTTTCTGACCCATGCCGGCTTGACCGAGCTTGTCGCCGCCGATGCCAAGGAATACCGCTCCAAGGCGGTTGCCTTGGCGCGGGACCTGCCGAGGCTGGCCGCCATGCGGGCGAGCTTGCGGGCAAGGATCGCCGGGTCGCCGCTCTGCGCGACCGAATGGTACGCGCGCACGCTCGAAGCGGCCTTTCGGGACGTCTGGCGCCGATGGTGCGCCCGCTGA